The genomic segment GTTGTCCTTCGAAAGTATCTCACGGACGAGATCCCGCCGCGTGTCGAAGAGTACCTGGCGAATGGGCGTCACGACTGCCGACGAAACGAAGAACCCCCTTCCGTCGACAATATTGTGATCGGAAATAACTGCCGGGCCATCAGTCACGCCGCCGCCAGAGCAACCGAACTTGGCTTCCGAGCAGAGACCTGCGGCTCTGACAATCAGGGTCCCGCTGCTGAATTCGGCAAGACACTCGTGGAACAGGCCGCTCAAGCCAGCCCGGGCGATCAGCCGGTTTGCTTCATTCACGGTGGAGAAACGACCGTCTCACTCGCAGGAGTTGACTCCCCCGGCAAAGGGGGACGCAACCAGGAAGTCGCGCTCGCCGCCGCTCTGGCGATGCGATCACATCCCGAGTTTACCGACCGTCTGACGATTCTGGCGGGTGGAACCGATGGAGAGGATGGGCCCACCGACGCAGCAGGTGGCTACGCTGATTACAAGGTGCACGAGCGCGCCACCGGGCTCGGCCTCTGCCTTGAAGATCATCTCCGTCGCCACGATGCCTACAACCTCCTCGACCGCTGCGACTCACTGCTCCGGGTCGGCCCCACACATACCAACGTGATGGATCTCACCATCACGCTGGTATGGCCATAGACTGCTTTCCATCCGGTCGAGCGACCTCTCTGGCCGACGGCGGTCAGAACGCGGAATCTGCTTTACTGCCCGGCGGGCGCGGCAGTGGAATCGACGAACGGAACCGAGTCGGCCAGATAACGCCAGTTCTTGAGAAACGAAATCAGGTCGACCATCTGTTGCGGGTTCACCTGCTTCTCGAATTCCTGCGGCATGAACGACGTTCCGTTGGAGCCAAACTCTTCGATGTCGCCGCGAGACAACGTCAGTGACGTCCCCTTGCTCTGTTTGAGCGTGATCGAATGCGGGGTTTCTTCAGCCAGGATTCCCGTTGCGATCTTGCCGTCGATCGTAACTGCCGTGTAGCTGAAATAGTTGTTGTCGATGGCCCGGTTCGGATCCAGGATTGATACGAGGAGTTCGTCGGGACGCTTGGTCCGCGTATCACTGATATCTGGTCCGACGCGCACCCCTTCCTCGCCAATTTGATGGCAGATCGAACACTGCTGCTTGAACAGTTCCTTGCCTCGAATGGCGGACGGGCGATCGAGAGTGGCGGAAGTGAGCACGTCTCGATAAGCCACCAGCACCGACTCGCGGCTCGCAACCGTCTGCGAAGCCTGAAGTTCTCCGAACAGTTTCCGGATCTCCTCATCGCGAGAACGACTCAACCGCGTTCTCTGATCAGCAGCGAACTCTCCAAAACGGAGCTGTCCTGACTGCACGGTCTTCAGCAGGGCAATCGTCCGGCTGGTATCGCCGAGACAGAAATCGACCAGCTCCCGCCGCATCAGCGGCGTCTCTTGTCGGATGAGTGAGATCAGCTCTTCAGACTCCTCTTGCGAGATGTGATACCCTGCTCCGTCGAGCGAACGAAGTGCTGCCGTCCGCAGATTCATCGCCTCGGTTTGATCGAAGATCAGATCAGACAGCAACGTATGAATTTCTGTTCCGCCCAAGTACTCGAACATCTGAATGGCGGCCAGTCGTTCGCCTTCGTCGCTCCCGGGCCTGGCCTGCGTGAGCAGCGTTTCGACAAACGCCTTCAGATTCCCGTCCACGGCTGCATTGGTCCGGACGGATTCCAGCTTCTTCCACAACGATTGCCCACGCGACCGAAGCCCTTCCCCAAGTCCCATCAAAACGGTCGCCCGATCATCCACTGAAGTGGAGTTCTTCGACTCGAACAGGGAAACCAGCAGGCGATCGATTCCGGCAGAGTCGTTTACGATTCCGAGCAGTCCAGCCGATTCTTTCAGCAGGATGAGGCGGACCTCGGAATTCTTTGTCGATGTCCGCAATGCGAACTGAAGAAACTCCGGCAACTGGCTCTCTTCGCAAAGTAACAGAGCGGCCCGCACGGCCCATTCATCTCCGCCCTGCTCGACTACGGCATTCACAACATCGCTCAATTCGTTCGATTTGAGCGGAGCGATCCGCTGCAGAGCCAGCATGGCTTCGAACCGGACGGGACCTCGCGGATCCCGAAGACAGTTCAGCAAATCGTCTCGCAGAGTCGCACGGAGATCGAACGGTGTTTTCGATGAGAGCCGAGACACGGCCGCCAGATGTTGCACCCGAACCCGGGAATCGCCGTGCCGTAACCCGGCCTGCAACTGCTTCACATTGAGCTTGTCGAACAGTTCGAGCACCTGCAGAGCCGAATTCATGGCCTGAGCACTCGTTTCCGCATCAATCCACTTCGCAACTTCTCCGGCGACGGAAGGATCCTTCTCAGCCACAAGCAGCCGCCAGGCGGTCTGCTGCTCCCAGTCATTCTCGCTCTTCAGCCAGCTCAGAATCTGCTCCCTGTTCACCGTCTCCGGCGAAAAATCGGACTCGTTAACGCCTTTGCGAACGATCCTCCAGATGCGACCTCGATCGTTGCCAAGTGTGAGATCAGGACGTTGTTTAAGCTCATCTGGCATGAACTGCGGATGCTCGATCACGGCCCGGTACATATCGAGGACATACAGCGAGCCATCCGGACCGATCTTGCAGTTGACCGGGCGGAACCATTCATCGCGGCTGGCGAGGAATTCATGCTCCTGATGCGGATTCTCAGCGGCGAGCGTCGAGCCACTGAACTCGATCGCGTCCCGATGCACCAGATTGGCTGTCGGATCGCAGGCGTAAATAAAGGTGTTCTTTACCCCGGCATCCGCGGCCGTTTTGCTCGCCGGACCGGCCAGTGCCGCCGTCTGAGCGCTCAACACACCACAGGCAGCGGTGAACTGCCCCTGATGCAGATTGGACGTGGTCCAGTTGCCTGTCAGCGGAGCCAGTTTGGAATCGGCGGCTGAAGGAGAGACGTCATGAATCAGCGATGAAATCCGCAACTTGGGCTGCCGTTCGAGATGGGAGTAATCGAACATCACCTGCATGCAGGGATTGCGGTTCGAGCAGATCAGTCGATAACCGAACTCGTCGAAGCTCATGCCGAACTGCCCGTTCCCGGCGACCGCTTCACATTCCCCTGTGTGCGGATTGAACCGCAAATCTTTCCCGCGAAGATCGATGGGCTCTTTCAGTTTCGGCCAGTCGGGATGAGCGACCTCCACTTTTCCGCCGCGAATCCCGTTCGCTAGATAGATCCAGCCGTCTGGTCCGAGAGTAGGATGATTCGCCCTCAGCTGAGGATTCTCTTCCGTGAACCCCGTCAGCCAGACCTCACGGCTGTCGGCTTTGTCATCGCCGTCGGTATCCCCCATGAACTCGACCGAGCCGCTGAGCGCGACAATCACGCCGTTCTTCCACGGCAGTAGACTGGTGGCGAACAACAGATTGTCCGCGAAGATGGTCGCCGACTCGTAGACGCCGTCGCTGTCCTGGTCTCGCAGCACCTTGATTCGGCTCTTCGGCTCTTCCCCGTCCCCGGGTCCGTTGGGATAGTCACGCATCTCGACGACCCACATCCGCCCCTGCTCGTCGAAGGTCAGATGAACCGGATCGATCACAGCCGGCTCGGAAGCGGCAAGAGAGATCTCGTATCCCTCCTGGAGTTCAAATTCCTTGAGAGCTGCTTCCGGCTCGAGTGGTCCGGCATTGGCGGCCGGAAGCAGAAGGAGATGAAAAAGAAGGACGGGAACGAGGGACGCAATGAGGGTGGGGGCGTGGTTCATCAATTCTCTCTCAAGGGACTGGGAGATGGGCGGGACTTACACTGAGCGCTCCTTCAATGCAACTGTCTGGAAAGCAGATCAGTTGGCAGCGGGCGGGGGCGGTGGAGGCGGGGGTGTTGATCCGGAAAACTCGGCCACCTGATTAATCGGGGTCCACGCGGACATCCCGGCGCTCCAGGCATACGAACTCTCAGGAACCTGACCGGCCGCCATCCCCTGGACAACCTGATCCTTCGTGAAGGGCCCGAGAGTCTGGCCGTTGTGTGAAATGTGCCACACGCCGCCCGGCGGAGGCGGGGGAGCCGCTCCGGTCTGACCGGTGAAACCGCCCCCTGCTCCGACCATGCGGTTGGCCATGGCGAAACCCATTCCGAGTCCCATGCCTTCGGCTGCTCCGCCACCAGCGGGGTTCTCGGCGGCGGCCATCATGGCGTTGCCCATCTGGAACTGCTGGAACTTGTTCATATCGCCAATCACACCCATGCTCGAACGGGTGTCGATCGCTTTTTCGACTTCTTCCGGCAGCGAGATATTTACGATGAAGAGCTGCGGCACATCAAGGCCGTACTCATCATCGACTCGCTCACAGACGAACTGTCGAAGCTGCTCGGAGAATTCGTTGTACTTTCCGGCCAGATCGAGAGCAGCGATCTGATTCTCGCCCAGCATGTCGGCCAGCGAGGTGTTGATCATTGACCGCATCAGTTCGGTCACTTCGTCGGCATCGAACTGTCCATCGGTCCCGACGAGTTCTTTCAGCAGGGCTCTGGGATCGATCGCCCGCAAGCCGTAAGTTCCGAATGCCCGCAGACGAATCGGGCCGAAATCGGGGTCCCGCATCATAATCGGATTCGGCGTGCCCCATTTCAGATCGGTAATCTGCTTTGTGCTCACGAAGTAAACTTCCGACCGGAACGGGCTGTCGAATCCGTATTTCCAGCCCTGCAGGGTGGAAAGGATCGGCAGGTTGTCGGTTGTCAGCGTATAATGGCCCGGTTCGAACACATCGGCGATTTCGCCGCGATGCACGAAAATTGCGGTCTGCCCGGGTCGAACGATGAGCTGGGCCCCGTGCTTGATTTCGTTCTGATACCGCGGAAACCGCCAGACGAGGGTATGACGGGAATCGTCAATCCACTCGATAATGTCGATCAGTTCCGCACGTAGCTTGTCAAAGAATCCCATGAGAAGATGGTCCTCAGCAGTGCTGTGAATTAAGGGATGTGAATGCCCGCAGGAACGGAGGAGCAAGAACTCCGTCCCCGGTTTCCTCAGACGAAAGTCGAGACTATCATACCTCCATCGGCGGCGATCGTCACCAGAAAGTCCGAACTTGAGGACATTCGAGCCAGGCCGCCGCTCGGGTGATAACGAAACAACGACCGAACCGGATCAAAAACTTCCGGGACTGGATGAACTGAAATGAAAGTAATCCTGGCCAATCCCCGCGGCTTCTGTGCCGGCGTGAATATGGCGATCAAGTGTCTGGAAGAAGCCGTCCGGATGTTTGGTTCCAATATTTATGTGTATCACGAAATCGTCCACAACCGCTATGTGGTCGATCGTTTCACACAGGAAGGCGTGACCTTTGTCGATGAACTTGAGGATGTCCCCGAGGGGTCGATTCTCCTTTTCAGCGCCCATGGTGTCTCCCCGGCCGTTCGCGCCATCGCCCGCGAGCGCAACCTGCAGACCATCGATGCCACCTGCCCGCTCGTCACGAAAGTGCATCTCGAAGCGATCAAGTATTCGCGAGCCGGTTACAACATTATTCTGATCGGTCACGAAGGACACGACGAAGTCATCGGCACGATGGGCGAAGCCCCCGAGAGCATTACACTCGTCGAAACGGCCGAGGATGTCCAGAAACTCGAATTCCCGGCGGATGCGAAGATCGCCTTTCTGACACAAACGACGTTGAGCGTGCAGGAAGCCAGCCAGGTGATCGCCGCCCTGCGGGAACGATTCCCTCAAATCGAATCGCCACCCAAAGAAGATATCTGCTACGCGACCACGAATCGACAGGAAGCGGTTTCGATTCTGTCTCAGGAAGCGGAACTTGTGCTCGTCCTTGGCAGCCAGAACAGCTCGAACAGTAAACGCCTGCAGGAACTGGCCAACGACAACGCCAAGCGTTCCTTCCTGATCGATGGCGCTCACGAGATTCGAGCGGAGTGGTTCGAAGGTGTGGAGACCGTTCTGATCACGGCTGGAGCGAGTGCCCCTGAAGTTGTGGTGCAGGAGTGCGTCGACTACATCGTTCGCGAGTACGGAGCGGAAGTGGCGCAGCGGACCATTCAGGAAGAGAATGTGAAGTTCCCGCTGCCCAAAGAACTTCGGCGTCTGCAGACCGCCAGTCAACAGCAGTGATCAGATCTCATGGCGGGCGAAACGAACGGGCCGATTGATGCTTATGTCGCACTGAACCTCGTTAAGGGGATCGGGCCGCGACTGCAGACCATTCTGCTCGAACGCTTCGGCTCCCCGGAAACAGTTCTGCGAGCTTCGGATGCGGAGCTTTCATCGGTCCCCGGAATCGGCAAGAAGATCATCGATGCACTCCGCCACGATGACCATCGCGATATGGCCCGCCGCGAGCTGGCCGACTGCGAAGCGAACGACCTGTCAGTCATCACGCACGATTGCCAGGACTATCCCCCACTTCTGCGACAAATTCCCGACCCGCCGCTCGTCCTCTACTGCCGTGGACGCATCGAGCCGCGCGATCAACTCGCGGTGGCTATTGTTGGCTCCAGAAACTGCACGCTCTACGGACGCCGCATGGCCGAACAGTTCGCGGGCGGACTGGCACGAGCGGGCATCACCGTCATCAGCGGGCTGGCCCGTGGCATCGACGCGGTTGCACATCGGGCCGCTCTGCAGGCAGGTGGGCGAACAATCGCTGTCTGTGCCAGCGGGTTGCTCAAGATGTATCCGCCGGAACACACGAACTTCGCTCTGGAAATTGCTCAGCAGGGAGCCGTGATCTCGGAATCCCCCCTGCTCCGCAGCGCGAGCCGAGGGCTCTTCCCGCAACGAAATCGCATCGTCTCCGGCATGTGTCTCGGCGTGATCGTCATTGAAGCTTCCCGCACGAGCGGCACGCTGCACACCGCTCGGCACGCCATGGAACAGGGACGCGAGATCTTCGCCGTGCCCGGTCCGCTCGACAGCCGTGAAAGCGAAGGCTGCCACCAGCTCATTCGCGACGGCGTCCAACTCGTGCGCGGCGTCGACGATGTGCTCGAAGGACTCGGCCCCCTGATGCAACCGGTCCAGATGCAGTACACGCCCCCGGCCGCCCGCAGGCAATCCACCGCCGAACCGGCTCCGCAGTCGACGCAAACCGTCGAAGTGCAGGTTCCCCGTCAACTCAACCTGAGTGACCAGCAGACGCAGATTCTGAACCTGATCACCAACGATCCGATCCTGGTTGACACCATCATCGAACAGTCGGGCATCGAAGCCTCACGAGTCCTCTCGACGCTGACCATTCTGCAAATGAAGAAACTGGTCGAACGACTCCCCGGCAACCAGGTCGTCCGTTCGCGGTTTCTGTAACGAGTATAGACAATAAGGACTTTACTATTGCGAACGCGGACGAACGCCGTTTGTGCCCGGAATAACTTTACGCTCATCCGCAAGGCTGAAGCCTTCTGGAAACGGCTTGAACGGATCACTTGGAGGCTCAAGGTGGTTTTGAAAATCACGTAACGCACTGACATCGATTTCAGCAACGACGAAATAATCGGCGAGCCCTCCTTTAACGCGGACGGCGTCACGTCTCCACGCATCTTTTGCCGGAATCCGGACTCGACTATCCCCAAACATCCTATTGTTCACTAACGCGACGAAACAGTGAATATCCAGGGCAGACGCATCAACCAAAGCCGAAAAAGACTCAAGATCCTGATTCCAACTCAACACAAACAGTGAATCAATCTCCCCCCTAAAGCGAATCCTGTGCTCCATATCCGTTAGCTCACTGCAAATCAGTAGTCCAAAACTAAAACCGAAATGCTCAAAGACTCGCTTTCTTTCAAGGCCGTCTCTGCTTACCCCTAGGCTCACACCGTGAACCTGCCGCAACTCATCGCGTTCGTGATGAGCCGGCTTTCCTTTTAGCTGCGTTAGCCTCACCCATGAGGGGAAGCCAAGGCGATTATCAGTAAGGAACAACCGCGCAGGGCTATCCACCATCTTCGGAATATCAGAATGAGCAACGTACTCCTCTCCAGCGATTACGGAGATCCCCGACCGAAGCAAGCTTTCGGCGATCGTTCGCATCCAACGAGACGGGATGGACAATTCTGGAAATAACACGTAGTCGGGACGAGCCTCACGTGGCGATGTCAGAATCGCATTGCAAAGTCTGGCGACCCTGCTGAACCGGCTTGCACGATGATCAGGATTGCCCCCAGCTGCAGCATGCCAACTTTGCATTTCGGTCAAGAAGCTTGTAACTGCAATGCGGATCCGTTTCTTCCCAGAACCGAATCCAATCCTTAAACGTTCTATCTCATCATTCCTAAATGATGCATCCGATACGTCCTTTTTAGCAGCATATCCACTGACTCCGCCCTCTCCACCAGTTTTGTAGTGCGTGCCTCTAATAATATTGAGAGACTCTTTTATCATGCTCACATTTGCCGTTATTTCGGGAAACAGAATCGAGAGATCTTCGTTCCCGAGCGGTCGAGTAGGAAACAAAAGTGGAAAGGCAAATCTGTCTTTGATCTCGAACTTGTCCAGCATCGTAGAGACTGCCGAACAGCGTTCTTTAAGCGATTCCGGAAAATCACATTCCGGGTACTTGAAGTCGGGAGCGTAGGTTCGTTCGATCTCCCTCAGCAATACACTCTTAAGCGGATCTCTTCCGAGATCGTGCCAAAACAGCAGTTCACTACAAGGGATAATGTGTGAATATGAATCGAAAGCAGTAGGTGAGATCTTACATATTTCGTCGTACGCACGCAGAGCCCGTGCGGGACTACCGCCTACCTGATCTACGGAATAGGCTTTAAGAAATGCCTCTTCAAACGCGGATCTGAGATGCTTCATAAATCCATCCCAGATCACCGCGGATTCCTCGATTTCCTTGCCCCCTTGAATAGATGTCGTTCCACGGTTGCGCACCTCTGTGAGAATGTCTACAACCGTCGAAACAATCGTTGTCGCATATTCCCAATCACTGCAATAGGAACAAATTGAAATCAGACGGGGGAGATAATCAATCAGCTCAAATAGCTTACCAGGAGCGATAACATGCCGGAGAGCAAACTCATAAAACTCCTCTCTTTCTGTTCGCCATTCATCGGGGGGGATCGCATCGGAGATTGCATCAATATTTCGCAGAAGGATCGCAAACCCCAATCGCTTTAACAGCAGAGTGTCCGTCTTTCTAAGCGAATCTCCATCCGAACTGCCATCCCTTGATGTCGAAAGAACCCGGGCTGATGACGATTTCTCCAAGTCGCGAAGATTCGGAAGTAAACGCCACTCGCTTGAGACCTCATCCACCTTCGACTTTATCGCGTCCAAAATATCAGGATTGTCGATGAGAAAAATTCGCTGTTTCTCTTTCTGAAAATCAACCTTTGATTTCCTTCCATACGAAAGCTTGACGCTGAGATCGCCCCGCTTGCTCGATATCAGTTCCTTTGCATGCTTTTCAATCCAGACTAGTACGTCTGCTCCAGTTGCAAATGATCGGTTGTCCGGAAGAACAAGAAATACATCATCAACGTATCTCGCATAATATATGGGTGAAAGCTTCTCTCTAATTAGTCGATCGAATTGTATTAGAAAGGCATTCGCAATAACACGTGATGCTCCTGACCCGACGGGAAGTCCGGTAGGTCGCGTTTGGGTGTAGCCTGGAACCTGCCGTGCCCAACACTCGAACGCTTCAACCAATTGGCGAGTAAACGCCTCATCTAGACCTGAAAAGTCAACAGGCTCTTCACGCGCTATTGTGAGCTCACGTTTAAACTCGTCATCGAACAGAAAACTTGGGTCGATTCGATGGAAAAACTTCTGAAAATCCATCGTTATCGCTACGACACGCCTACCAGCTTCAAGCTCCCGTCTGATTGCTGCGAATCCGCCGTCGCGCCACTTTCGATAAGACTTAAAGTATGGTTCGAAGCTTTGCCAAATCTGCTTATGGTATTTTCGTGACCCCGCAATTCTTCTAAGTCGAGCCCCGAGAGCCGATGGTTCGAGTGCAGCATCGATTTTCTCACCAACAAGATTGATCCAAAGGGCGCATACCACGTGCATTTGGACCGTGAAATCTGCCATTTGGCGAAACTCGGCGTTCAATCGCTGCGGTTTTTGCTTCCCTTTGGCCGTTTTGGCCGCTTCATCTAGCTCAAAGACTCTCGCCCAGCTATCACGTGCATTCGACGCAAAGAAAACCGGACCTGAAACTGGCTCCTTGGGGGGAGTGAGTTTCTTTGGTACAAACGTCGCGGCTCCAATAAACTCAATGTCTTGATACCATGGCCTGTCATTATCTAACAAGCGTTCCCTCAACTCTCTTATATTTTCGTCAAGATTGGCTTCAAACCGAGCAAATTTGAGCGAATTGGGAATAGTCCTTTCGTAGAAATGGTCTGCTTTAGCCTTTCTGTACGCAAGATACAGTTCTTCAAACGAAAACAAGTCATCGTATTGTTCAGCTGCCATCGTTTCGACATATCGAGGAAAGAATTTGAATTGCCCGAGGTTAATCCCCGTTGACCAGCAAATACAAGAACTGAACAAAAAAAAAGCTACCAACATTAAGGTCGGTAGCTTTAACGCGTGAGGCGAATTCGATTCAATCTCACGCCCATTCGCGGCGGCCGCGGGCGCGGAGGAGGTTGGCTTCGTTGTCGTTGACGAAGTCTTCCGTCACCGGATCGATCGTGAGCTTGCGGTTCAGGATCCACGACAGAGCGGCTGCGTGGCAGGCGATGTGTGAGCGACGCATCACGTCCTGATTGGCGGCTGTCATCTCGCGGGAACGCATGCAGTCGAAGAAGTTGCGGGCGTGGGCACTGACGTCGATGCCGCGAACGCGCTTTGTCCCTTCCGGCAACTGCTTCTGGAGTTCGTCCGACGAGGCGACAATCTCACCCTCATCACCCGTTTCAACCCAGCCCTTTTCGCCGACGAAGCGAACCGGACAGGTGCCGAGGCGGGTGATGTACTGCGGCGAACGATCTTTGAATGGATCGGACAGGAAGTCCATCACCAGCTTCACGCCGTTGGCATAGGTGCAGACGATATTCTTCTCCGAGGGCTCGTACGTCAGCGGCATCGTGTCGTCGGACTGATTGGCCCACTGGCAGATATCGAGCGTGTGAGCGCCCCAGTCGAGAAGGCGGGCGCCGGAATCGAAGTCCCACTGGCCACGCCAGCGGCCATTCACATACTGCTGATTGAACGGACGCCACGCAGCTGGTCCGAGCCACATGTTCCAGTCGACCACGTCCTGCGGCGGCCGCGGTTCGGCCGGCAGCCAGGTGTTATCGAGCGTGGGCATATAGACCGAGGCGTGCAATTCCTTGATCTTGCCGAGCTTGCCGTTGTGGACGAACTCGACGGCATCTTTGAAGTTCGGCACGCTGCGGCGTTGCGTTCCGGCCTGAAAGACCCGCTTCTCGGCGTGGATCGTATCGGCCAGTTCCTGGCAGTCGCGGATGGTGATCCCGCACGGCTTTTCAGAGTAGACATCCTTCCCGGCTTTGGCGGCTTCAATCGAAGCAGCCGCGTGCCAGCGGTCACCGGTGGCGATCAGCACGGCGTCGATATCCTGCCGGGCAAGCAGTTCGCGGAAGTCGCGATAAAGCTTGCATTCGCTGTCGCCGTAGGTTCCATCGACAAGAGCCTTCCCCTTCTCCCGGCGGCTCTGCTGGACATCGGCGATGGCGACGCAGCGGATGTCGTTGAACTTCAGCATTGCAGTCAGGTCGTACGTGCAACGGGGGCCGATGCCGATGACGCCGAGGTTGATGCGATCGCCGGGCGCGGTGTTGCCATCGCGGCCGAGTGCACTGGCGGGAACAAAGCTGGCCATCGAAAGAGCAGCTGTCGCGGAAGCGGAGCTCTTCAGAAAGTTGCGGCGGGAATCCTGACTCGGGGTGTCCATGAATCCGGTCTTTCTCTGATTGGGGGTGAGGTCGGAGGCGAGCGACATATCAGTGAATGCCATGGTATCAAGCCGCCATCGCCGATGCACCCTCGTGCAGGTTTTCACGGCCTGCCGCCGGTGCGGTTTGTCATCGCACGTTGGGATAAAATCGGGCCAGCCAGTGGGGTGAGGCGCCGGCGTGGGCCAGCGTGATGATGCTCCAGTTCTTCAGCGTTTGTCGCAGCATCCCCTGCCGCTCCCAGCGACGGGCGCTCACGAGGATCCGTTCTTCAGAGACCCGAATCTTTCCCCGACGGGCCAGCGTTTTCGAGAAGAGCAAATCTTCCAGAAAAGGGACATCGGGGAAGCCGCCGAGTTCGTGGAACAGATCCCGCTTCAGAAAAAGGCCCTGGTCGCCATATGCCCATTGCAGAGCGCGGGTACGAAGCCGGTTTCCCCGTTCCATCAGGCGATAACGGCTGCGGGAATGATCGATCTGCTGGGTGAAACAGCCGGCGGAGGTACGGGACTGAGCGAGAATCGCGACCGCATCCCGCAGGCAGCCGGGCGTCAACTGGCAGTCGGCATGCAGAAACAGAAGAACACTTCCGCGAGCCCGTTCCGCCCCCAGATTCTGTTGCTTTGCCCGGCCGCGAGGACTGTTCAGGACAAGATCGGCGGCCTGGGCATTCTCCAGAGTGGCATCGGTGCTGCCTCCATCGACGACAATGATCTCCGTCGTAACTTCCTTGAGATCCGGGAGTTGCCGCAGCGATTCGATCAACGGACCGATTCGATCGGCTTCGTTCAGAACGGGGATAATGATCGAAAGATCCATCGGAGTTCACAGGAAGTGGCAAGCTGGGCAACAGAGGGGCTCGGCGGCGGAGATTCACGTTGTGCCGGTTGTAATGCCGATAAGAAACGAGAGCGCCCGGAACGAGAACTCGTGGACCGTTATGCAGACTACCGCTTATCAAGTCAATGTGAAGGAGCTATTCAACGGTCCTGTCGACCTGTTGCTGTACCTCGTGCGCAAACAGGAACTCGATATTCTCTCCGTTTCTCTGGCCGAGCTGGCCGATGGCTTCCTCACTTATCTCGAAGTGCTCGAGATTATCGACTTCGACATCGCAGCTGATTTCGTGGTCGCCGCTTCCGCTCTGGTCGAAATCAAGAGCCGCATGGCGCTGGTGAAGACCGAGACAGTGGAAGAGGAGGAAGAAGAAGCCGAGGAATCGGACGCCAATGAGCATCTCATTCAGCATCTGCTGCAGTACAAGCAGCTCAAAGAGGCGGCGGATGTTCTGCAGGAACAGGCCCTCGCCTGGCAGGACCGTTATCCCCGGCTCGCCGATGAACGCCCGCACGAAAAGCGGTCCATCGCCGATGACCTCATTAAGGATCTGGAGATCTGGGACCTGGTGGGGGCCTTCTCGCGAATTGTGAAGAAGAAGTCGACCGAGCGGGAAGAACTGCTGCGGTTCGATGCGACGCCGATTCACATCTACGTCGATCAGATCGGCAAGCAGGTGCGGGAAGAAGGTCGTGTGCTGTTCCAGTCACTCTTTGAGAAAGAGGATGACCGCAGCAAGGTGATCGGGATGTTCCTGGCGATTCTCGAACTGCTCCGCCATCATCATTTCCGAGCCGAGCAGAACGTCGACTTCGATGAGATCTGGCTGATGCCCCCGCTTGAAAATAACGTCTTCGAGCAAGACAATGCTCCGTCCACGCCTCCCCCGCAGCTCGCCGCTGAGACCGATGCTGAGGAACCGGAATCGGAAGAGCCGGACGAGGATCACCAGGACGACTTCGACGACTGACCAGAAACTGCATCATGCCCAAGCCGCAGCCCCGCCCCACCATC from the Rubinisphaera margarita genome contains:
- a CDS encoding Gfo/Idh/MocA family protein; the encoded protein is MDTPSQDSRRNFLKSSASATAALSMASFVPASALGRDGNTAPGDRINLGVIGIGPRCTYDLTAMLKFNDIRCVAIADVQQSRREKGKALVDGTYGDSECKLYRDFRELLARQDIDAVLIATGDRWHAAASIEAAKAGKDVYSEKPCGITIRDCQELADTIHAEKRVFQAGTQRRSVPNFKDAVEFVHNGKLGKIKELHASVYMPTLDNTWLPAEPRPPQDVVDWNMWLGPAAWRPFNQQYVNGRWRGQWDFDSGARLLDWGAHTLDICQWANQSDDTMPLTYEPSEKNIVCTYANGVKLVMDFLSDPFKDRSPQYITRLGTCPVRFVGEKGWVETGDEGEIVASSDELQKQLPEGTKRVRGIDVSAHARNFFDCMRSREMTAANQDVMRRSHIACHAAALSWILNRKLTIDPVTEDFVNDNEANLLRARGRREWA
- a CDS encoding TIGR04283 family arsenosugar biosynthesis glycosyltransferase, with amino-acid sequence MDLSIIIPVLNEADRIGPLIESLRQLPDLKEVTTEIIVVDGGSTDATLENAQAADLVLNSPRGRAKQQNLGAERARGSVLLFLHADCQLTPGCLRDAVAILAQSRTSAGCFTQQIDHSRSRYRLMERGNRLRTRALQWAYGDQGLFLKRDLFHELGGFPDVPFLEDLLFSKTLARRGKIRVSEERILVSARRWERQGMLRQTLKNWSIITLAHAGASPHWLARFYPNVR
- a CDS encoding segregation and condensation protein A, coding for MQTTAYQVNVKELFNGPVDLLLYLVRKQELDILSVSLAELADGFLTYLEVLEIIDFDIAADFVVAASALVEIKSRMALVKTETVEEEEEEAEESDANEHLIQHLLQYKQLKEAADVLQEQALAWQDRYPRLADERPHEKRSIADDLIKDLEIWDLVGAFSRIVKKKSTEREELLRFDATPIHIYVDQIGKQVREEGRVLFQSLFEKEDDRSKVIGMFLAILELLRHHHFRAEQNVDFDEIWLMPPLENNVFEQDNAPSTPPPQLAAETDAEEPESEEPDEDHQDDFDD
- a CDS encoding RNA-directed DNA polymerase, translated to MAAEQYDDLFSFEELYLAYRKAKADHFYERTIPNSLKFARFEANLDENIRELRERLLDNDRPWYQDIEFIGAATFVPKKLTPPKEPVSGPVFFASNARDSWARVFELDEAAKTAKGKQKPQRLNAEFRQMADFTVQMHVVCALWINLVGEKIDAALEPSALGARLRRIAGSRKYHKQIWQSFEPYFKSYRKWRDGGFAAIRRELEAGRRVVAITMDFQKFFHRIDPSFLFDDEFKRELTIAREEPVDFSGLDEAFTRQLVEAFECWARQVPGYTQTRPTGLPVGSGASRVIANAFLIQFDRLIREKLSPIYYARYVDDVFLVLPDNRSFATGADVLVWIEKHAKELISSKRGDLSVKLSYGRKSKVDFQKEKQRIFLIDNPDILDAIKSKVDEVSSEWRLLPNLRDLEKSSSARVLSTSRDGSSDGDSLRKTDTLLLKRLGFAILLRNIDAISDAIPPDEWRTEREEFYEFALRHVIAPGKLFELIDYLPRLISICSYCSDWEYATTIVSTVVDILTEVRNRGTTSIQGGKEIEESAVIWDGFMKHLRSAFEEAFLKAYSVDQVGGSPARALRAYDEICKISPTAFDSYSHIIPCSELLFWHDLGRDPLKSVLLREIERTYAPDFKYPECDFPESLKERCSAVSTMLDKFEIKDRFAFPLLFPTRPLGNEDLSILFPEITANVSMIKESLNIIRGTHYKTGGEGGVSGYAAKKDVSDASFRNDEIERLRIGFGSGKKRIRIAVTSFLTEMQSWHAAAGGNPDHRASRFSRVARLCNAILTSPREARPDYVLFPELSIPSRWMRTIAESLLRSGISVIAGEEYVAHSDIPKMVDSPARLFLTDNRLGFPSWVRLTQLKGKPAHHERDELRQVHGVSLGVSRDGLERKRVFEHFGFSFGLLICSELTDMEHRIRFRGEIDSLFVLSWNQDLESFSALVDASALDIHCFVALVNNRMFGDSRVRIPAKDAWRRDAVRVKGGLADYFVVAEIDVSALRDFQNHLEPPSDPFKPFPEGFSLADERKVIPGTNGVRPRSQ